From Oryza brachyantha chromosome 9, ObraRS2, whole genome shotgun sequence, a single genomic window includes:
- the LOC102706318 gene encoding probable plastidic glucose transporter 1, which yields MQPPQAPLAALLALPLPASFVPAPRRGRGSRARGAAVAAAAALWPAPPRLAAVESTPPPSRPGSAPAPTLPERAGTGVDAGTGGGGGGGDGGGGADLGWLRVFPHVLTASMANFLFGYHIGVMNGPIEDIARELGFQGNPFLQGLVVSIFIVGAFFGSLGSAALVDNFGCKRTLQIDSIPLILGALLSAQADSLDEMLLGRFLVGIGIGVNTVLVPLYISEVAPTKYRGSLGTLCQIGTCLGIIAALSLGIPSESDPHWWRTMLYAACVPGVLIVVGMQFAVESPRWLAKVGRLDDARNVVERLWGPSEVEKSMEEIQSVVANDDSQTSWSELLEEPHNKVALIGGSLFFLQQFAGINGVLYFSSLTFRDVGITSGILASLYVGITNFGGAIVASNLMDKQGRKKLLTGSYLGMALAMFLIVYAISFPLDEGVSHSLSITGTLLYIFTFAIGAGPVTGIIIPELSSARTRSKVMGFSFTVHWICNFLVGLYFLELVKKFGVGAVYAGFGGVSLLSAFFAYNFIVETKGRSLEEIEMSMSPAAPGKQE from the exons ATGCAGCCGCCGCAGGCcccgctcgccgcgctgctggccCTGCCGCTGCCGGCTTCcttcgtccccgcgccgcggcgggggcggggcagccgcgcgcgcggcgcggccgttgcggcggcggcggcgctctggccggcaccgccgcgcctcgcGGCCGTCGagagcacgccgccgccgtccagacCGGGTTCGGCCCCGGCGCCGACGCTGCCCGAGAGGGCCGGCACAG GTGTGGACGCGGGcaccggaggaggcggcggcggcggagatggagGAGGCGGTGCTGATCTCGGGTGGCTGCGGGTGTTCCCGCACGTGCTCACGGCGTCCATGGCCAATTTCCTCTTCGGCTACCACATCGG GGTCATGAATGGTCCGATAGAGGATATCGCACGGGAGCTTGGTTTTCAGGGGAATCCATTTCTCCAAGGCCTTGTGGTCAGCATATTTATTGTTGGAGCATTTTTCGGAAGCTTAGGCTCGGCTGCACTTGTTGACAATTTTGGATGTAAAAGGACTCTTCAAATTGATAGTATTCCATTGATTCTTGGGGCACTGCTCAG TGCACAAGCAGATTCGTTGGATGAGATGCTCTTGGGAAGATTCTTGGTTGGCATTGGAATAGGTGTAAATACAGTGCTTGTTCCGCTATATATATCCGAG GTTGCTCCAACAAAATACCGGGGATCTTTGGGGACCCTCTGCCAGATTGGTACATGTTTGGGAATAATTGCTGCCCTGTCACTGGGAATACCATCTGAAAGTGACCCACATTG GTGGAGGACAATGCTTTATGCTGCATGTGTACCTGGTGTTCTTATTGTTGTTGGAATGCAATTTGCTGTCGAAAGTCCCCGCTGGCTTGCGAAG GTTGGGAGATTAGATGATGCCAGAAACGTTGTAGAACGTCTTTGGGGACCTTCTGAAGTTGAGAAATCCATGGAAGAGATCCAATCTGTCGTTGCAAATGATGATTCACAGACTAGCTGGTCAGAACTTCTGGAGGAACCCCACAATAAAG TTGCATTGATTGGAGGATCCCTTTTCTTTCTACAACAGTTTGCTGGCATAAATGGTGTTCTGTACTTTTCGTCATTAACATTTCGTGATGTTGGTATTACAAGTGGTATCTTGGCGAGCTTATATGTTGGAATAACCAATTTTGGAG GGGCAATTGTTGCTTCAAATTTGATGGATAAGCAAGGACGAAAGAAACTCTTGACAGGAAGCTATCTTGGAATG GCACTTGCAATGTTCCTTATAGTATATGCTATTAGCTTCCCCCTCGATGAAGGAGTTAGCCACAGCCTGTCAATTACTGGAACTCTGTT GTACATATTTACATTTGCTATTGGAGCTGGACCAGTTACAGGAATCATCATACCAGAGCTGAGCAGTGCTCGGACACGCTCAAAAGTTATGGGCTTCAGCTTCACCGTACATTGG atatgcaattttctgGTGGGACTATATTTCTTGGAGCTCGTGAAGAAGTTTGGCGTTGGAGCAGTCTATGCAGGCTTTGGTGGAGTATCCTTGTTGTCAGCATTTTTCGCTTACAATTTTATTGTTGAGACGAAAGGACGTTCTCTTGAGGAAATCGAAATGTCTATGAGCCCTGCTGCCCCTGGCAAGCAAGAGTGA
- the LOC102716530 gene encoding endoglucanase 22, translating to MIRGRARPQPPAISLLAAAAAAVLVLVLLVARDAAAAAEVGEGDQEEERPRLDYREALEKSLLYFEAQRSGRLPYRQRVTWRGHSGLTDGLQQGVDLVGGYYDAGDHVKFGLPMAFTVTMLAWGAIDFADDIAAAGEWHHALEAIKWGTDYFVKAHTHPFVYWAEVGDGDTDHYCWQRPEDMTTSRQAYRIDKDNPGSDLAGETAAALAAASIVFRRSNPHYSHLLLHHAQQLFEFGNRYRGSYDSSIEEVRSYYASVSGYHDELLWAALWLHRATGREEYLRYAVDNADSFGGVGWAITEFSWDVKYAGLQVLAAKLVLDGEAQAAARHRGVLEQYREKAEHYLCACLGRNNGSDVDRSPGGMLYVRQWNNLQYASSAAFLLTAYSHYLSSSSGADGLLRCPDGPAAPAEMLALARSQADYILGRNPLRLSYMVGYGRRFPVRVHHRGASIVSHKEDNRFIGCMQGFDDWFGRGRPNPNVLVGAIVGGPSRRDEFRDDRGNYMQTEACTYNTAPMVAVFARLHRLATTTPPPADSGSSPEECHRPGAAAALRLSAECR from the exons ATGATCCGTGGCCGCGCCCGGCCGCAGCCACCCGCTatctccctcctcgccgccgccgccgccgccgttctcgtcCTTGTGCTGCTAGTAGCAcgcgatgcggcggcggcggcggaggtgggggagggggatcaggaggaggagcgcccGCGGCTAGACTACCGGGAGGCGCTGGAGAAGAGCCTGCTCTACTTCGAGGCGCAGCGGTCGGGGCGGCTGCCGTACCGCCAGCGGGTGACGTGGCGCGGCCACTCGGGCCTCACCGACGGGCTGCAGCAAGGGGTCGACCTCGTCGGCGGCTActacgacgccggcgaccacgTCAAGTTCGGCCTCCCCATGGCCTTCACCGTCACCATGCTCGCCTGGGGCGCCATCGACTTCGCCGacgacatcgccgccgccggcgagtgGCACCACGCCCTCGAGGCCATCAAGTGGGGCACCGACTACTTCGTCAAGGCCCACACCCACCCCTTCGTCTACTGGGCCGAG GTGGGGGACGGCGACACGGACCACTACTGCTGGCAGCGGCCGGAGGACATGACGACGTCGCGGCAGGCGTACCGCATCGACAAGGACAACCCCGGctccgacctcgccggcgagaccgccgccgccctcgccgccgcctccatcgtCTTCCGCCGCTCCAACCCGCATTactcccacctcctcctccaccacgcCCAGCAG CTGTTCGAGTTCGGCAACAGGTACAGGGGCAGCTACGACAGCAGCATCGAGGAGGTCCGGAGCTACTACGCGTCGGTGAGCGGGTACCACGACGAGCTCCTGTGGGCGGCGCTGTGGCTGCACCGCGCCACCGGGAGGGAGGAGTACCTCCGCTACGCCGTCGACAACGCCGACTCcttcggcggcgtcggctggGCCATCACCGAGTTCAGCTGGGACGTCAAGTACGCCGGCCTCCAGGTCCTCGCCGCCAAG ctggTGCTGGACGGCgaggcgcaggcggcggcgaggcaccGGGGAGTGCTGGAGCAGTACAGGGAGAAGGCTGAGCACTACCTGTGCGCGTGCCTCGGCCGGAACAACGGCAGCGACGTCGACCGGAGCCCCGGCGGGATGCTCTACGTCCGCCAGTGGAACAACCTCCAGTACGCCTCCAgcgccgccttcctcctcaCCGCCTACTCCCActacctctcctcctcctccggcgccgacggccTCCTCCGCTGCCCCGAcggcccggcggcgccggccgagaTGCTGGCGCTGGCGCGCTCGCAGGCCGACTACATCCTCGGCCGCAACCCGCTGCGGCTCAGCTACATGGTCGGCTACGGCCGCCGGTTCCCCGTCCGGGTGCACCACCGCGGCGCCTCCATCGTCTCCCACAAGGAGGACAACCGCTTCATCGGCTGCATGCAGGGCTTCGACGACTGGttcggccgcggccgccccaACCCCAACGTGCTCGTCGGCGCCATCGTCGGCGGGCCCAGCCGCCGCGACGAGTTCCGCGACGACCGCGGGAACTACATGCAGACCGAGGCCTGCACGTACAACACCGCGCCCATGgtcgccgtcttcgccaggCTGCATCGCCtcgccaccaccacgccgccgccggccgactcCGGCAGCTCGCCGGAGGAGTGCCACCGGCcgggggcagcggcggcgctgcggctGTCGGCGGAGTGTAGATAA